Proteins encoded within one genomic window of Geotalea daltonii FRC-32:
- a CDS encoding sigma-54-dependent transcriptional regulator yields the protein MKTILIADDDKAIRRTLELHLTEVGYRVVTAANGSDAVNLALADTAIGHNIDLMLLDLRLTGMDGFEVLTLVKEKKPFLPIIMITAYDEMQTAIKAIRLGAIDHLGKPVDLDHLDEVIDKIFEMSALSRTGVTFSDSFDPHFEQNIMVGRTRAMKEVYKTIGAVADSRATVLIQGESGTGKEMVARAIHFNSQFRNRPFIAVACSALSPTILESELFGHEKGAFTGAIRTKPGKFELAQGGTLFLDEISEISPEIQVKLLRFIQEREFERVGGIETIKADVRIVAATNKNLSTLVASGMFRNDLYYRLKVVSIDLPPLRERKEDIPILVKFLLEKLHHETGKRVEIIPQETMNKILEHSWPGNVRELENTLRRAVILSHGNMLLPESLHLEEGCDGQERFPLLLKPLHEVEREHIQNVLCYVRNEKKRAAEILGISRPTLDRRIKEYGLEEEDKP from the coding sequence ATGAAAACGATTCTGATCGCCGATGACGATAAAGCAATCCGCCGCACACTGGAGCTGCATCTTACGGAGGTTGGCTACAGGGTGGTCACGGCCGCCAACGGTTCCGATGCGGTCAACCTGGCCCTGGCGGACACCGCCATCGGGCACAACATCGATCTGATGCTGCTGGACCTGCGCCTGACCGGAATGGACGGTTTCGAGGTGCTGACCCTGGTCAAGGAAAAGAAGCCCTTCCTGCCGATCATCATGATCACCGCCTACGATGAAATGCAGACGGCCATCAAGGCCATTCGTCTGGGAGCCATCGATCACCTGGGTAAACCGGTGGATCTGGACCATCTGGACGAGGTCATCGACAAGATCTTCGAAATGAGCGCCCTGTCCCGCACCGGCGTCACCTTCAGCGATTCCTTCGATCCCCATTTCGAGCAGAACATCATGGTTGGCCGTACCCGGGCCATGAAAGAGGTCTATAAGACCATCGGCGCCGTGGCTGACTCCAGGGCGACAGTTCTTATCCAGGGGGAGAGCGGCACCGGCAAGGAGATGGTGGCACGTGCCATCCACTTCAACAGCCAGTTCCGTAATCGGCCGTTTATCGCCGTGGCGTGTTCAGCCCTGTCACCGACTATTCTGGAAAGCGAACTGTTCGGTCATGAAAAAGGGGCTTTTACCGGTGCTATCCGTACCAAGCCCGGCAAGTTCGAACTGGCCCAGGGGGGAACCCTGTTTCTTGATGAAATATCGGAGATCAGTCCGGAAATACAGGTGAAGCTTCTCCGTTTCATCCAGGAAAGGGAATTTGAGCGGGTCGGCGGCATCGAGACGATCAAGGCGGATGTGCGCATCGTTGCCGCTACCAATAAGAATTTGTCGACTCTGGTGGCAAGCGGCATGTTTCGCAATGATCTCTATTACCGGCTCAAGGTAGTTTCCATAGACCTCCCTCCCCTGAGGGAGCGGAAAGAGGATATTCCCATTCTGGTCAAGTTCCTTCTGGAAAAGCTGCACCATGAGACCGGCAAGCGGGTGGAGATCATTCCCCAGGAAACCATGAATAAAATACTGGAACACTCCTGGCCGGGTAACGTGCGGGAGCTGGAAAATACCCTGCGCCGTGCCGTCATCCTTTCCCATGGCAACATGCTCTTGCCCGAATCGCTACACCTGGAAGAGGGCTGCGACGGCCAGGAGCGCTTTCCCCTGCTGCTGAAACCCCTCCATGAAGTGGAACGGGAGCATATCCAGAACGTGCTCTGTTATGTGCGTAACGAAAAGAAACGAGCCGCGGAGATCCTCGGTATTTCGCGGCCTACCCTTGATCGCCGTATCAAGGAATACGGACTTGAGGAGGAAGATAAGCCGTGA